The genome window GTGCCCATGACATGTCGCGTGCCCACCGCACCGCTTCTCTctgcctccccttcctctccggaCATCGAtatcattgatgatgatgtctccaCCGGCGGCGAACAAGCCTACACGCCCATTACCTTCGCCATTCAGGGCACGCTACAGCTAAGCCATCTGCATATATGGACGGATATGAATGTCCTGGTGCATAATATGGCTAGtacggagaagaagaagcgcaaagaCCCCGGGTATGTGGTTGCGGGTACGGCGTATAGTGTGCCTGAGTTTGATAATCGGGGGGCTAGGGAGCCTTGGACGGAGGGTCATGGGACCAAGGTTGTGAGGGGGGAGCCGTTGACGTTTCGGTTTAGTGtgaagtgggtggaggggggaagggggattGGGTGGCCtagtggtggggatgggtatgaggaggaggaggaggaggggggaagctGTGGGGGGTGGTTTTCGAGGGTCGTGTTTTTTGGGTTGGCTGCGGTGGTTGGGGCTGTGTTGGCGGTTTATTGGGAGAGGGGTTATGGCAGGggacgggggaggggggagggtaTTTTGGGTGTTACTGGCGGTGctgggaggaaggggtttggtgggaatgggaatggggttAGGATGAATGGATATGGAGGGTATTCGCCTGCGACTGTtgctgtgg of Aspergillus luchuensis IFO 4308 DNA, chromosome 7, nearly complete sequence contains these proteins:
- a CDS encoding uncharacterized protein (COG:S;~EggNog:ENOG410PQYU;~SECRETED:SignalP(1-28);~TransMembrane:1 (n16-23c28/29o271-292i)) → MPIPERAPLHRIYHYGLLSLLFLHTSTAAGRSSSEQRATANPGYSYGQAVPVTCLNRTIDSGEHITDPLGNLQYIPFPTCNETSQPLSLHYGVAEQTLTCTIASLPDELYHLLEYYVHSDVPMTCRVPTAPLLSASPSSPDIDIIDDDVSTGGEQAYTPITFAIQGTLQLSHLHIWTDMNVLVHNMASTEKKKRKDPGYVVAGTAYSVPEFDNRGAREPWTEGHGTKVVRGEPLTFRFSVKWVEGGRGIGWPSGGDGYEEEEEEGGSCGGWFSRVVFFGLAAVVGAVLAVYWERGYGRGRGRGEGILGVTGGAGRKGFGGNGNGVRMNGYGGYSPATVAVGGGGGSVGGGGAGYGGYGYGGYMSGKRD